A window from Primulina huaijiensis isolate GDHJ02 chromosome 13, ASM1229523v2, whole genome shotgun sequence encodes these proteins:
- the LOC140991372 gene encoding uncharacterized protein, whose product MNKMEPTLEELVNMLVTFESTIKKEKPVLFVGSSSGTKTGPPGKGKKRSFQRPKKNVPLKRQSPSPAVAATPVKADKTVDICHHCKKPGHWRRNCREYLAQKGSGKGDGKK is encoded by the exons atgaacaagatggagccgacccttgaggagttggtgaacatgcttgtgacttttgagtccactatcaagaaagagaagccggttctttttgtgggctcttcatctggtacgaagaccggtccacctgggaagggaaagaagcgttctttccaacgtcccaagaagaacgtgcccttgaagaggcagtctccgagtcccgctgtggcagccacaccagtgaaggctgacaagactgttgacatctgtcatcactgcaagaagcctggacattggaggcgtaactgcagggaatatcttgcccagaagggttctggaaagg gtgatgggaagaagtag